ccgccactgttCATGAGGAACTAAAAGCAGCACCACGAAGTATACATGTTCAAGAGAAGTACTCTCATTTCTACAGAGATTCAACATATTTAATGGacacacaaaataaaaaaaataaaaaaataaaaataaaaccgcAAAAGGGGTGGGAGAGAGAAAAGAAGGCATGCCAATTTCAATCCTAAAGCATGTAGGTTACCTTTAGTTTTATACTTCTCGTACACCTGAGAGAGCTCTGTGTAATTTGATGTCGTCAAGCCACTGAATTGAAAATCAGTTCTCCAGTCAGATCACTACTACGGTAAAATTATCCTGAATCTTAAACATTCATTTATAAGATGAGGAGAGAGTACCATCTGGAAGCAACATTAACAATTAGAAGAACATTTCCCTTAAATTTGCTAAGTGGGACATCTTTCCCATCAATATCCTGCATCAAAAAGtaaatatcaacaaggaacaTACTTATCAATCTTCGGCATAGCaaaatccaaaataaatcaacaggTACAATCTTTTCTCTTTAGCTGAGGACATATTTTTGCTAGCATCTCTTACAGCACAAAAAAAAACTATTAAGTGATATCAAGATGTATTAAGGATGTTTCGTGATATTGTTATAGTAGGGATTCGAATGGATAAACGAAGAAACCAAGAAATCTTTGATTCCTTTCGTGATCATAAGTTACGTCAAGAATCATAAGTTTATTTAGACAATCAACCATATCGATAATCAATCATGTCATATTTTTTAATGAAGATCAATCTAGTTATAGAAGAATCCATAACCGCAGGGTTAACAATTTACGGGATTATTAATTTTTCAAAGCTATGTTAAGTAGTTAGTCATGTATAGTATCCCACATCGGGAAGTAGATACCTATTATTATGTAATCACTGTATACAAATAGGGCATTGTACAACACTTTAGAGAATGAAAAAGACTTTTCTCCACGCTTTCTCAAATGGTATCAAGACAATCGTGAGAGATTTATCGTTGTGCATAAATTCCAGTGACTCCGGGAAGAGAAATTAGTCAACCGGAAGTCTTTTTCCGGTAAACACAGGTCTGCCGCAAGTAAAAAGCCACTATCCGTCATTGCTGTGCAAAAACCAACACCATCAGTAAGTAGATCAGAGCTCGGCGACCAACCCATAAAACATTCTCCGGCAGAAAAGGACGCACGCGCCCTCACGCGCCGCCCAGAAGAATTTCTCCGGCGAAGCTCCGACgtccacgcgccggcgcgtgaggCGGTTTCCGGCCAGAATTTGAGAACACTTCTTCAGGACAGTGTCTTCTCCTTGCAAATCCGAGCATACCCATCCAATTTAAATCAAAGTccgaccacttttatatttttccggcATGAACAGTAGAAAAATTTTGCTTTTTCGGCGCAACATTATAATGGCATTCGTATCAAAAGCCTTTAACTCACAATCTGTTGGATCCAATTCATTGAATCCAATCCAGATGGTTTCTTTACcggattatattgagttccttcagtacaaaGCATGCAAACAGACATCTTCAGGGACAGCTTCCGTTGTTCATGCTTCTGATGTTGCCATTAGGTAATGAGAACAAGCGAAGGAAATCATCCTTCAAACTTCAGAGTATTAGTATTGCACCATACACTCACCCAAAATCATATTTTACTTCCATTTAACAGTGCACTTGATGAATGTTACCTCCTTTGTGTACCAACCATACTATCTGATACCACATTTTTGCATAACCACCTTCCTCCACAAGGCACCCTTTACTCTAGCATATATACATAGCATTTTTTCTTGGTTAAAGAACTTCAGTCAGAATGACCAAGGCGCTAGCTTCAAGTGAGGCAGTAACTCCTTCCTAACGCATGTGGTGGAAATCTTTAACTCAATTTGCTCCATCCGACAGAAAGACCCTCATTAACTGCTTCAGTTTTTTGCAAAATTGCTGTTGGCATAGAAAACGAGGGCATAATAACGTGGGATACTTGACAAGCTACGTTATTCGAGTGTTCTGCCTCCTTTAGAAAAATATTATCTAGTCCACCCCACCAACCTTTTTTCAAATTTATGTATCACTGGCGTCAGAATCCCTCCCTCTTCAAGTCTTCCTCCTTATGGGAGCCCCCAAATATTCTGATATAATCTCGCTTACCTTGCATTCCCCCACCAATGTGAGCTCATGTTTTCCTGTGCACCTCTCCTGCAGGTATTAACATGAACTTTCTCATGGATGCACAATGCTTTAGAGCCTCAAACCAAACCGATGTGCACGAATCTATCTCAATTGGTCTCGGAGAATATCAATGTCCCATCTGCACATATGTGAAACCGTCTCCTTCTCATGACTAAACTCTTATTAGTTAAACTCTTACGGATGGCTTTGCTCCAATGGCTTGACTAAGGCATCCATCACAAACAGAAAAGCATCTCAGTTCCGGCATTATTTCCACTAGTCCTAACAGCTCATACCAACCTACAACCCTAGGGAAAAGATTCAGACAAGTGGCAGAGACTCGTGTTGAGAGGCGGGTCTATAGTGTAACCTATGGGTTCACATGAACCTGGTAGCTTTTGTACAGACCATATATATGTCTTAAGAAATTCACATACTATAGTACATTAAATTGAGAGGCCGTAGAAATCCATAAACTTCATATCCTGAACCCCCCTCCCCCCGACAGAAAATATGCCCTCTGTACATGTGTATATGTAAAGCTTATACATTTACCAATTACAGAATGAGTAGCCACTAGACAAGGTTTATTTTTCTCAACTATGAAAATTCACACTATCAAGTAAACATAACCACCAATATAATCAACTTAAATTGGATGCAAAATGCAATCTTCTAAACCGCATTGGAACAGTATACATACTTGAAATATCATGGTTATCAAAGATAAATTCTAATAACAACTGAAACTCTATAATAAATACTACATGTTTCTGAGTCAACACAAAAATAAATACTCCCTCTAAGATGATTTATAGCTACAGGAACGTTTATGACTTATTTTCAACTAGGAGTTTCAacaatttttctctcttaaacttcgtgcccagtcaaacaacATCACAAAATGGGACGGAGGGAGTACATGTTTATTACttgaaggggtcgtttggttgggaaacaaGTTATCCCACGATTAATTATCCCAGTATTAGTTATCTCTGGATAGATATTTCACCCTAATCCCGAGATTAGTTATACCGCGATTTTATCACAACCAAACGTAgaataaactcatctcaaatttaatcccgggattaattatcccttatACCTAGTACCAAACGAGCGCTTAGAGAAAAAAGAAATTACTCCCTCTGTTTAGTCTATCTCAAAAGAAAGACATATTTCTATACTTTAAacaatttaactataaaatttttATTTACCTTAATGAGATTTTATAGCAACAAAAATATCTATGGCTTGTCTTAGACCAAAAGTTTCAAAAGTTGATCTTCCTTTGTTAAACTATGTGATGGTGGGTGGAGCTAGAATGTGTCTACAGCCTCGGCCAAACCCAATAGTTTTAGTTCAAAccttgtatttgtcttaaaaataacattaactaTGTAGAAATTATTAATTTTGAACTCAGTAACTTAGAATCTTGAACCATAAGCttaaaattctggctccgcctgGGATGGGCCGGAGGGAGTAACATATTTTGTATAGTTTTCAAATATCTGAACTTTATATAAAGAAATTGAATTCACATGAGAGAATATAATACCTTAACAGTGAAGTCATGAATAGTTTTCTCAGTAGCAGCTCTAGCAGAGATTGTGCCCATAACCTTAGACTTTAATGGAGACCCAGAAAATTTGGAGGTTGGTAAACTGAAACCATACTGTAAAAATGAAGATTTAGTAGAGCTTAAAGTGGGTttataagaagaaaaaagagaagagttgcaCTTAAGTTTCTGTTTGGCTTGAGACAAAACAGGACATATTGGTGAAAATACTGCAAAGGAAGCCATTTGGGTATGGATTTCAGATTTCCAAAAACCTCAAAATGAAAGTGGGAAGTGTGGAGAAtgcttttttgttatttttgattgTTTTAACAAATTCCTTAGAAGTGGAATGTAATTATCCACGTGGTTGTTTCATTGccttttggttcgatttttctttttcttttttttgctggattttcttttgtttttcagttATTCAAACTATTTgaccaaatttttttttaaagtcagTTTGACCAATTTTTGatataaaattaaacaaaattaatttatattttataatttaaaatgaCTGATCCAAGATTTGACCATTATGTATTTGCGTTTGGAATATATCATAAATTATTTgatttattgaatttaaaattaattatatataaatttttggtgaatttttaatatatatatatatatatacacgaagTTCAAGACGCGATTGAATTCGAGTGAACTCATACATTATATATGCTAGATCCCCCATGATCAGAGGAGATTTGACTGTTAGCCTGTTTTGCTAAGCTTTAAAAATCGACTTATTTTGagatgtatttttttaaaaaatatttttcaaaaatatacttagaaaaatagttgtatttagctaataaatttgaaaagtacatttGAGCAACAATTTGTGTTTGAACAAGCTTTTCAAAAAGTgttttaaatatcaaattatgaATAATGACAAGAAGAGATTTACTTAGtagttaatattatataagtagataaataattatatatatttattattaaagataataattatgtctatttattttatttaagtaaaatatgaaaataaaattgaaaagtacgtTATTATTTCAAGatgatttaaatatattaaaaaattattcaatGAATATGAAAGTTCAgcccaaaaattattaaatatttatatctaTTTATTAATATAAAACAGGGCCCTTAGAAAGTGATGTGACATCTCTTATTGATGAGGAAAtgtatttatctattttcttaGAATTTTAGGgctttttcttctaattttcaCACAATAAACTCAATTAATAAATCTAAAAGATTAATTCCCTGAAATGCTGCATTAGTTTTCTTAATTTACACCTATTATGTCTCATCTCTTTCATCATTATTATGTGCCATTACAACTTTTTTGTGAAACGGCTCAATTCTTTCCTCAAGCGTCTTTTCAAATTTCAACCTTCTTCTTTGTTTCGATTTCCTTCGTTGAAAGTTGAAACATATGCATTTACTTTCTTCCTTTACTCACTTTTATGACTGCCTTTAGTTAATGCTGTAtccattcacttttacttggcatatatactaaaattaaatttttatttttgctttttgttAAGACCTATAATATTTCTATGTGGTAAAATCTTTTTCCTGCAGGCCTCTCTCCTCTTCCCTAAATGTTACAAACTGTTTAAAGTTAAATTTATGCACcaatctcaaattacttatacaTTCTATGCCGTTCAAACTCCTTTTACTTCAAATGAAAAACGAAAAGGAACTTCAATAGGCTACAAAGCATCAAACAAACAATGGAAACGAAGGGAGTAGATATTATTGTCGAAGACATGACTTtactagaaaaataaaaaagaggagTAAAAAAGATGTGTGTCTTTTTACCTCCCCTTATTTGAGGAAAATCCCACTTAAGATCTTTAATTTGTGAAGATTAAGTATTAGACAATCAGTGGCGGAGGTAGGATTTCCATTAAAAGGGttcaaaaaaaaagtttaaaaattcGAAGAGATTATATGCTTGTAGCTAGTGGGAATTGATCAAATGACCTCATAAAGGTTTTGGCCCCCCTTAACCACTAAGTTATGATTTTGGGCTGCTTCAAATggattcaaaacatatataaagGTAAAAACAAGATTTTGACTTTTATATATAGTGTACTTTTTCGGCGGGACAATCGTGTTTAATTTAGAGAaatagtgtgatgacccaaaatatcatctttaattttaaatatttatttctatgttctgtgacctcgaaaagcactattcattattcctcgacttgtgtgtgTAGTCCTTataatttttcagaaagtttttatattaaaaattgattaaaatatgaaatagagttttaaaactcaattgagtcgactttggtcaatattttaagcaaacggacccggatcagtattttgatagttttggtaggtccgtatcgtgatttgagacttgggtgtatgcccagaattgaattcggaggtccctaactcaaattatcgccatttaacggaaactagaaatctaaaggttaaaggtttccaaagtttgaccatagatttgactttattgatatcggactcggaatgagattttgagaatttgaatagtttcgttatgtcatttatgacttgtgtgccaaatttgaagtcattccggactcatttaatatgtttcggcacgagttttgtaaattgaaaagtttgaaactcataagtccgaatcgaggtatgatttgtaattttgatgttgtttgacatgatttgaaaccccgagtaagtctgtattatattttgggacttgttggtatattttgttgaggtcccgagggcctcgggtgtaattCGGATCATGATCGGTGCATTTCGGAACCATGAAACTGTTGAACGTGCTGCTActtattttcttctatgcgatcgcgtgactATGTCCATGATCGCGAAGGCTTAATAGACACTGATGAAATTtgcactatgcggtcgcatagtaagGTTCGCGATCGCACAATTGCAATAGTTAAGTCACCGCTAACGTGAGGGcaaagccgcgttcgcgaagaaggaatgaggTAGAAGCTGAAGCacaaaatttgtgctacgcgatcgcacaaggcagttcgcgatcgcgaaaggctgAGAAACTATGCTTCACATTCGTGAGAGCACtgcgcgttcgcgaagagcaaaagcTGGGCAACctaaaaatgtgcttcgcgatcgcgaagcattatcCGCGATCGCATAAGTTAAAAACCTgggcaaacagaacttaagttctgtaaaTGGGATTTCgccccattttccaccatttgcGATTTTAAGCTCGGTTAAGATGATTTTTGGGCGATGtttacggaaaaatattggggtaagtgttccttatcctatattgattatatttcatgattccatactgatttacatcatgaattcgtgaatttatggaagaaaaattagatttttataaaatcttccaaaaatataaaatgaagatttgaaggtcaatccgatgtcgaaatttgataatttttatatggttgaactcgtatcggaacgggtgttcagatttcgtgagtttttcctggattcgagacgtgggtacCACTGTCGATTGTTaaaataaatttcagattttaatccgaaaaattagtaaattcatatggaattaattcctacaattcgtgttgagtatattgaatactttgtgactagatttgaagctttcggacatgaattcgcgaggcaaatatttattgaaatcttgaaattggttgcgaagcgaggtaagtgtcgtggttaaccttgacttgagggaatagaacccttgaattatttgttatgtgaaattcatgtgaacgatgtataggcgaggtgacgagtgtctatacgtcatcaaattaattgtttgcataattatttaaaaatcataaattattttaaatcatgaattaattattatattaattgtttctctcatattccttgttcagtattatgccttgaatccatgctataattgttacatgcttatttgatttatgtgacttaattgctatttgacatttagcatactaattattaaattgcctattccctctttaatttcctcaattaattgctacttgtcatcacttatttctgaataaattataatcattgtatgccttgttgcctaataatttcttattgaatatggtatttattggagtatttttattatatttaagagttgttaatttatattgttggagcgggttgtacgctgcaatggaaataaaaataaataaatttggggatcaggttgcatgtcgtaacagattatattttaagtttatattattggagcgggttacacaccgcaacgaaaatttattgaagaattatattgttggaatgggttgcatgccgcaacgaaaaTTGAGTGAAATAATAGTTGGCTATGACTGCcaagttggcttcaactattgaaatgagttacttgttttatttctattattgttgttattactattattgcatacacgttaatgtaagtgacctgccttagcctcgtcactacttcattgaggttaggctcagcacttacagagtacatggggtcagttgtactcatactacactctgcacttcttgtgtagattttggagttggtcccagcggtgtaccatagacttgctcggattcagctacccagaggagacttgaggtatagttgcacaacgtccgcagctctgaagtccccttttatcttatcttagttgtgtattatctttcaaacaagttgaattttatttagacctttatttgtattattgtaGTAgttcgtgtacttgtgacaccagattcgggaaTGTATTTGGATGGTTCATTTGctatggtcttccgcactttattttagTAATGAACTTctgtttaatttaatttgtttaaaaatggtaaaaattattctaatgttagctttcctagcaagtgaaatgttaggcaccatcacggtcctgaaggtgggaatttcgggtcgtgacaagttggtatcagggcACTAGGTtatttaggtctcacgagtcacgagaaaGCTTAgaagagtctgaaggatcggtacggagacgtctgtacttatctttcagaggctatgaagtttaggaacaatatcacttctttcttattttgtcATACGATTGTAGCTCCTATCTGTGCACCACCACTCCACAGTCACTACATCGGTTATCCGAtccgttcgggtcagcttcagcttcagcatccACGGCAGCAGGATGGGTGTTAttagtgtgggaacattggtcacatcaggaggtattgccctaggttgtcgagcAACAGATCTCGGTAAGATTCTCGTACCATCATACCAGCACCGATTGCTTTactgcctgctcagccagctagaggtaggggtcaggcagctagaggtggaggtaaggccgttagaggtggaggccatccagttagaggccatcccagagatgcggttcagagtggtggggcccaaacccaattttatgcttttctagctaggCCTAAGATCGAGTCAttagatgccgtgatcacaagtattgttccagtttgccatagagatgcttcagttctatttgatccaggatctacttattcctatgtgtcctcctatttttctCCATATCTGGTTGTGCCCCGCGATTCTTTGAGTGTTCCTGTTTGTTGGTCCACGCCGGTAAGGGATTCTATCaatgtagatcatgtttatcgttcatgtgtggttactattgggagtcttgagactagcatgGATCTTTTACTTCTTGACATGGTAGATTTTAATGTCATCTTGGATATGTATTGtctgtcaccctatcatgctatattggattatcacgCTAAAATGGTGACCTTAGCTATGTCGGGGTTGCCTCGAATAGAGTGGTAAGGGACTTTTGGCCATTCTAtcagcaaggttatctcttatgtgaaagctcggtgtatggtcgagaaggggtgtctagattatttggcttatattcgcgatcccagctcggaagttccttctatggattcagttccagttgtccgtgagtttccagatgtatttcctgcagatttgtcggggataccacccgacagagatattgacttctgtattgatttggctccgggcacccagcccatttctattccaccataccatatggccctgccggagttgaaggaattaaaagaacaattacaagaattgcttgataagggcttcattagacctagtgtctggccctggggtgcacccgtgttgttcgtgaagaagaaagatgggtcgataagaatgtgtatagattattggcagttgaacaaggacactatcaagaacaagtatctgttgccaagaattaatgacttattcgatcagctttagggtgccaatgtgttttcaaagatcgacttgaggtctggttacaataagttaaagattagggcatctgatgttcctaagacagcttttcagactcggtatgggcattacgaattcctagtgatgtcatttgggctgacaaatgccccaacaacatttatggatttgatgaaccgggtattcaaaccctatttggattcttttgtggttgtattcattgatgatatcttgatttattccagcagtcgagaggagcaagAGTAACATCTTcgaattgtgcttcagactttgaagaataatcagttatatgctaaattttcaaaatgcgaattcgggttagactcagttgcctttttggggcacattgtatcggcaaaaggcataaaagtggatcctaagaagattgaggttgttcagaattggagCCTAGATCTACTTCAGCTACAGATATctagagtttcctgggtttggcaggatattatcgtcgatttatggaggggttttcatctatagcatccccATTGATccgactgacccagaagggtgctccattcagatagttagacgagtgtgagttgagcttttagaagctcaagactgctttgactatggcgccaatgttggtgttgcccacaggtttaggatcgtacacggtgtattgtgatgcatctagTATTGGActcggtgcagtattgatacaagatggcagggtgattgcatatgcatcgcggaaggtgaaagttcacgagaagaattatcttgttcatgacttagaattggcagccattgttcatgcactgaagatttggaggcactacctttacGGCGTGTCATGTGAAGTATTCA
This DNA window, taken from Nicotiana tabacum cultivar K326 chromosome 15, ASM71507v2, whole genome shotgun sequence, encodes the following:
- the LOC107763885 gene encoding putative phospholipid hydroperoxide glutathione peroxidase translates to MASFAVFSPICPVLSQAKQKLKCNSSLFSSYKPTLSSTKSSFLQYGFSLPTSKFSGSPLKSKVMGTISARAATEKTIHDFTVKDIDGKDVPLSKFKGNVLLIVNVASRCGLTTSNYTELSQVYEKYKTKGLEILAFPCNQFGAQEPGSNPEIKQFACTRFKAEFPIFDKVDVNGPNTAPVYQFLKSSAGGFLGDLVKWNFEKFLVDKNGKVVERYPPTTSPIQIEKDIQKLLAA